The genomic stretch GTTCAGACCGGAGCCCTGGTCCTCCAGGAGGCGCTCGAACCACAGGAAGTCAGGGACCGTGCCGTCGAAGTAGTTGTCGAACGGCATCGGCGTGCCGTGCACCAGCGGGATCCCGGCGCCGGCCCGCTTGAAGGCGTTGCCGGTCACGGCGAGCGAGCCCAGCGACATCCCGTGGAAGGCATTGGTGAACGACACGATGGCCTCGCGGCCCTTCACCTTCCGGGCCAGCTTCAGCGCCGACTCCACGGCGTTGGTGCCGGTCGGCCCCGGGAACATGACCTTGTACGGCAGATCGCGCGGGCGCAGCACCAGATCCTGGAAGGCCTGCAGGAAGGACCGCTTGGCCGTGGTCGACATGTCCAGGCCGTGGGTCACCCCGTCCCGCGCCAGATAGTCGATCAACGCCCGTTTGAGTACGGGGTTGTTGTGGCCGTAGTTGAGTGAGCCGGCACCGGCGAAGAAGTCGAGGTACACATGACCGTCCTCGTCGTACATCCGGCTGCCCTGCGCGCGGTCGAAGACCGTGGGCCAGCCGCGGCAGTAGCTGCGCACCTCGGACTCGAGGGTCTCGAAGACGCTGAGGTCGGGCTGGGTGATGGTCACGGTGAATCGCTCCTCAATGCGAGGTGAAGGGGGTCAACGGGCCGATGCGGTAAAGGACTTCGGGGTCGTGCGGACCGTCGGGGAACAGCTCGGCGGCGAACAGCACCGCACGCTCCAGGCGTGCCCCGTGCCGGTCGGCGAACGAGGTGAACAGCCGCTCGGAGGCGGTGTTGCCGGGGGTGATGGTCGTCTCCACGTCGGTGATGCCGCGCTCGGCGGTGAGCCGTGCGGTCAGCGCGTCCAGCAGCGCGGCGGCGATGCCGAGGCCCCGGTGGCCGGAGTCGACGGCCACCTGCCAGACGAGCAGGGTGCGGGGGCGCTCCGGCCGCACATAGCC from Streptomyces roseochromogenus subsp. oscitans DS 12.976 encodes the following:
- the ectA gene encoding diaminobutyrate acetyltransferase; translated protein: MTAAPADLLIDQPAVTDGAALWRLAKDSKTLDLNSSYSYLLWCRDFAGTSAVARGADGEPVGFVTGYVRPERPRTLLVWQVAVDSGHRGLGIAAALLDALTARLTAERGITDVETTITPGNTASERLFTSFADRHGARLERAVLFAAELFPDGPHDPEVLYRIGPLTPFTSH